From Acidobacteriaceae bacterium, the proteins below share one genomic window:
- a CDS encoding GGDEF domain-containing protein: protein MDSITIIQFGAAILGMGGLCLCVVSATNRRLRGLRWLTAAFATGFLCAIFMLMPRQLPNWPIIPADCLALIAFALLHVAVMEMMGSHKRLSRVSLILLALTAAADVAQILNAHFMVLRFIAVSLIIATQCLATGVFLLKTARRHEKPPAYFCAFILLFFATFNIIRAGLIATRHLHQGRWDILIYNFTYALYIAVALGLAFGYFWMSTTQLSSQLEYMAGTDPLTRLYNRRMFLDACEREVSNLNSKRTTFSILMVDLDHFKKINDGFGHSVGDAALVAAVEAMQNATRGSDVLARWGGEEFAALLPNADHIAAYIVAERIRTNVENVEMTASPIEQQEQSRVRLTASIGLATYQNGDDIQSLLRRADRGLYQAKNAGRNRVLIAPSLGELPLSAM, encoded by the coding sequence ATGGATTCCATAACGATTATTCAGTTTGGCGCAGCCATACTCGGCATGGGTGGCCTTTGCCTGTGTGTTGTCTCCGCCACGAACCGGAGGTTGCGAGGTCTGCGCTGGCTGACCGCTGCGTTCGCCACGGGATTCCTCTGCGCCATCTTCATGCTGATGCCGCGACAGTTGCCCAACTGGCCCATCATTCCCGCTGATTGCCTGGCTCTGATCGCATTTGCCTTGCTCCATGTTGCTGTAATGGAGATGATGGGCAGCCACAAGCGGCTTTCCAGAGTTTCCCTCATTCTTCTGGCGCTGACGGCAGCGGCCGATGTCGCCCAGATCTTGAACGCGCATTTCATGGTGCTGCGTTTTATCGCCGTGAGTCTGATCATCGCAACACAATGCCTGGCAACCGGGGTGTTTTTATTGAAGACCGCCCGTCGCCACGAGAAGCCACCGGCGTACTTCTGCGCCTTCATCCTGCTCTTCTTCGCGACCTTCAACATCATCCGGGCCGGGCTTATCGCTACCAGGCACCTGCATCAGGGCCGCTGGGACATCCTGATCTATAACTTTACCTACGCACTGTATATCGCGGTTGCCCTCGGCCTGGCCTTCGGCTACTTCTGGATGTCGACAACGCAGCTCTCTTCGCAACTGGAGTACATGGCCGGCACCGATCCGCTCACGCGGCTCTACAACCGCCGCATGTTTCTTGACGCCTGCGAACGTGAAGTCAGCAACCTGAACAGCAAACGAACCACCTTCTCCATCCTCATGGTCGATCTCGATCACTTCAAAAAGATCAATGATGGCTTTGGCCACTCTGTGGGCGACGCAGCCCTTGTGGCTGCCGTTGAAGCCATGCAGAACGCGACTCGAGGCTCCGACGTGCTGGCTCGATGGGGTGGCGAAGAGTTCGCCGCTCTCCTGCCCAATGCGGACCATATTGCCGCGTATATCGTTGCCGAACGCATCCGCACCAACGTGGAGAACGTTGAGATGACGGCTTCGCCGATCGAACAACAGGAACAGTCTCGCGTACGCCTGACTGCGAGCATCGGTCTGGCCACGTACCAGAACGGCGATGACATCCAAAGCCTTCTCCGCCGCGCCGACCGTGGCCTTTACCAAGCCAAGAACGCAGGACGTAACCGCGTGCTGATCGCTCCCAGCCTGGGAGAACTTCCGCTAAGCGCCATGTAG
- a CDS encoding peptidylprolyl isomerase, whose translation MRLFAAALLPFALVPALASAQKAAHKKTHAAPQPTGATVLFDTSEGRLSCRLFENEAPLAVAQFTSLVTGGSYDGSPMIGVTDGVSGDRPTYVGGPPKPFPAEKNVLTLDQPGVLGMVEASGSITGTKFMILEHGDEEAKGRLAPIGLCDAASVTKVEAISHKMLMAGNRPPLPVMINKALLVKTGEPLPPLTANVPVQPWIYPPIPGSEIPVPQPTGPTAVIATSEGTLRCKLFKETPNATANFIGLAEGTKAWRHPGTKAVMKGHRFYDGLHFARVIPDFMVQQSDMPGDASGDGSIGFRFANEVVPGLSFDRPGRLAYANAGPDTNSSEFFVTETPQHRLDGKFTIFGQCDADSTKVAAAIARVPRDAHNKPLTPVTIHSVTIER comes from the coding sequence ATGAGACTTTTCGCTGCAGCGCTGCTTCCCTTCGCCCTTGTTCCCGCCCTGGCGAGTGCGCAGAAAGCCGCCCACAAGAAAACGCATGCCGCTCCACAGCCGACCGGCGCCACCGTGCTCTTCGACACCAGCGAAGGACGTCTGAGCTGCAGGCTCTTTGAGAACGAAGCTCCACTGGCTGTTGCGCAGTTTACATCTCTGGTCACGGGTGGCTCCTACGACGGCTCCCCCATGATCGGCGTCACGGACGGCGTAAGCGGAGATCGCCCCACGTATGTCGGCGGTCCGCCGAAGCCCTTCCCTGCAGAGAAAAACGTCCTTACGCTCGACCAGCCGGGGGTCCTCGGCATGGTGGAAGCCAGTGGAAGCATTACCGGCACAAAGTTCATGATTCTTGAGCACGGCGACGAGGAGGCCAAGGGACGACTGGCGCCGATCGGGCTTTGCGATGCCGCGAGCGTGACGAAGGTCGAAGCGATTTCGCACAAGATGCTGATGGCGGGGAACCGACCGCCACTGCCCGTGATGATCAACAAAGCCCTGCTCGTCAAGACCGGCGAGCCGCTTCCTCCGCTAACGGCCAACGTGCCTGTGCAGCCCTGGATCTACCCGCCGATCCCCGGCTCCGAGATCCCTGTTCCGCAGCCGACCGGGCCTACAGCCGTTATCGCCACCAGCGAAGGAACGCTGCGCTGCAAACTCTTCAAGGAAACGCCGAACGCTACGGCGAACTTCATCGGCCTCGCCGAAGGCACCAAAGCGTGGCGGCATCCCGGAACGAAGGCCGTTATGAAGGGCCACCGCTTCTACGACGGCCTGCATTTTGCACGAGTCATCCCAGACTTCATGGTGCAGCAGAGCGATATGCCTGGCGACGCTTCGGGAGATGGCTCGATCGGCTTCCGCTTCGCCAACGAAGTCGTTCCCGGCCTTTCCTTTGACCGGCCCGGCCGACTTGCCTACGCGAATGCGGGCCCGGACACGAACTCCAGCGAGTTCTTCGTGACGGAGACGCCGCAACACAGGCTGGACGGAAAGTTCACCATCTTCGGGCAGTGCGACGCGGACTCGACCAAAGTGGCAGCGGCCATCGCCCGCGTACCACGCGACGCGCATAACAAGCCTCTGACGCCGGTCACGATTCACAGCGTAACGATCGAACGCTGA